One Tachysurus vachellii isolate PV-2020 chromosome 18, HZAU_Pvac_v1, whole genome shotgun sequence DNA segment encodes these proteins:
- the limd2 gene encoding LIM domain-containing protein 2 isoform X1 has product MTAVKDNLSPSDEKPVQRSKSLSFKTQRETCASCDKTVYPMERLVANNLIFHTTCFCCKHCNTKLSLGTYAALQGEFYCKPHFQQLFKSKGNYDEGFGRKQHKELWASKDAESITKSP; this is encoded by the exons ATGACAGCTGTGAAA GACAACCTAAGCCCTTCTGATGAAAAGCCTGTCCAGCGCTCCAag tCTTTGAGCTttaagacacagagagagacttgTGCGTCCTGTGACAAGACTGTGTATCCGATGGAGAGATTGGTTGCCAACAACCTGATCTTCCATACGACATGCTTCTGCTGCAAGCACTGCAACACCAAGCTCAG CCTGGGCACGTATGCGGCGCTGCAAGGCGAGTTTTACTGCAAGCCGCACTTCCAGCAGCTGTTCAAGAGCAAAGGGAACTATGACGAGGGCTTCGGACGCAAGCAGCACAAAGAGCTCTGGGCCTCCAAAGACGCCGAGAGCATCACCAAGTCACCGTGA
- the limd2 gene encoding LIM domain-containing protein 2 isoform X2, protein MDNLSPSDEKPVQRSKSLSFKTQRETCASCDKTVYPMERLVANNLIFHTTCFCCKHCNTKLSLGTYAALQGEFYCKPHFQQLFKSKGNYDEGFGRKQHKELWASKDAESITKSP, encoded by the exons GACAACCTAAGCCCTTCTGATGAAAAGCCTGTCCAGCGCTCCAag tCTTTGAGCTttaagacacagagagagacttgTGCGTCCTGTGACAAGACTGTGTATCCGATGGAGAGATTGGTTGCCAACAACCTGATCTTCCATACGACATGCTTCTGCTGCAAGCACTGCAACACCAAGCTCAG CCTGGGCACGTATGCGGCGCTGCAAGGCGAGTTTTACTGCAAGCCGCACTTCCAGCAGCTGTTCAAGAGCAAAGGGAACTATGACGAGGGCTTCGGACGCAAGCAGCACAAAGAGCTCTGGGCCTCCAAAGACGCCGAGAGCATCACCAAGTCACCGTGA